The sequence below is a genomic window from Dyadobacter sp. CECT 9275.
GAAGTTCTGATCAAGCGGCCCGAGGTAATCATCCTCGACGAACCCACGCTCGGTATCGACCCCGCGGGCGTGAAAGATTTTCTTGGGCTCATACACCAGCTGAGTAAGGAGCAGGGGCTGACCGTCCTGTTATCGTCCCACCATCTGCACCAGGTGCAAATGGTTTGTGACCGTGTTGGTATTTTTGCTGCCGGTAAAATGCAGATGGAAGGAAATATCCACCAGCTTTCACAGACCCTTTTCGCAGAAGACTCCTACTCGGTCGACATGACGGTAAGAGAACCCCTGCCAGCCTCCTGGGAGCATCTTGAAGCACTGCAAAATATCCGCGACGTTCGAGGGGTGCGCATGGCCGGAAACCTCGTACAGATCGCGTGTGCCCCGGAAGTTATCCCCGACATGGTTCGTTTTTTTGTTGCCAGGGGCCTTGATGTAATGGGCGTCCACAAGCGGGAGTTCGGACTTGATGAGATCTACCAGAAATATTTTGACAACCATCAAATTGAAAACAATGCCAATGAAAAGTCTCGCAGCATTTTCAAAAGGTACATCAGTAAAAAGTGAGCCCGCCGCGAATCCCACCACCACCTTCCGGGTGGTGGTCGATAAAGAAGTGACCGATCATATCCGGAGCTGGCGGCTTGTTCTGCTGCTCGCCTTGCTGACGCTCACCTTTTTCGGGGCTTTGTATGTTTCGCTCAGCAACATCAGAGGTGTCGTATCCAATACCCAGGACCCGGACAGCACGTTTCTTTACCTGAAATTGCTTACCAGTACCGACGGCACGATGCCGCCGTTTCATGTATTCCTTAATTTTTTGGGCCCCTTGCTCGGGATCGCACTGGGTTTCGACGCAATCAATGCCGAACAGAACAGCGGCACTTTGATACGCCTCATGGCTCAACCCGTTTACCGCGACAACCTGATCCTGGCAAAATTCGTCAGTGCGCTGATCGTCGTAGGCACCCTCTTTTTTACGCTCGTCCTGCTCATGATTGGTGCAGGCCTGTTGATCACCGGCGTGTTGATCGAACCCACGGAGGTGCTCCGAATTTTCACCTTCACCCTCCTGGCCATTGTCTATGTCGGGTTTTGGCTGAGCTTGTCGATCTTGTTTTCGATTGCGTTCAAACAAACGGCGACGTCCGCGCTCGCAGCGATCGGCGTGTGGCTATTCTTTACCGTATTTTACCAGATTGTGGTCAATTTGGCAGTCAGCGCTGTTATTCCCAGGCAGAGCATCCAAACGGAGGCAGACCTGGTCGGCTACAATGAAATGATGCTGAACATACTCCGTCTGGCACCAAGCCAGTTGTTTTCCGATGCCACCACCACCTTGCTGATGCCCTCGGTACGAAGCCTGGGCCCGATGACCATGGAACAAATGGCGGGTGCTATCCCCTCGCCCCTTCGGTTTATGGACAGCCTGATGGTCGTATGGCCCCAATTGTCGGGACTGGTAGCCGCCACTTTTCTTTGCTTTGCCTATTCTTATTACTTGTTCATGCGAAGAGAAATCAGAAGCTAGTGGTTCGGAGATCGCAAATTTTGGCAAATCAGCTTATGCGGGCTGAGATATAGAGCATGCACTGAAATTACTACATCTTGGCTATTGTATTTGACCGGCCTGTCCGAAAAAAGCAATGTGCAAATTTTGCACATTGCTTTTTTCCGTTTCCTGCTCAAACTTTACCTCAATTTGGGTCTGGCCGTCACTACGGTGGTATATTTCGATTTGATCTTGAATACTTTATAAATCTATCGAAACATCTACGAATACCTACCCCTCCTCAAAATAATCACCG
It includes:
- a CDS encoding ABC transporter permease — translated: MKSLAAFSKGTSVKSEPAANPTTTFRVVVDKEVTDHIRSWRLVLLLALLTLTFFGALYVSLSNIRGVVSNTQDPDSTFLYLKLLTSTDGTMPPFHVFLNFLGPLLGIALGFDAINAEQNSGTLIRLMAQPVYRDNLILAKFVSALIVVGTLFFTLVLLMIGAGLLITGVLIEPTEVLRIFTFTLLAIVYVGFWLSLSILFSIAFKQTATSALAAIGVWLFFTVFYQIVVNLAVSAVIPRQSIQTEADLVGYNEMMLNILRLAPSQLFSDATTTLLMPSVRSLGPMTMEQMAGAIPSPLRFMDSLMVVWPQLSGLVAATFLCFAYSYYLFMRREIRS
- a CDS encoding ABC transporter ATP-binding protein, with amino-acid sequence MENPVIDLKGLTKRYGSLKAVDDLNLKIEKGEVFGLLGPNGAGKTTTILMMLGLTEPTSGKALVCGIDATSNPILVKRKVGYMPDSIGFYDGMTALENLVYTGKLNGLAENEARQRALDLMDLVGLGDSAHKRASVFSRGMKQRLGLAEVLIKRPEVIILDEPTLGIDPAGVKDFLGLIHQLSKEQGLTVLLSSHHLHQVQMVCDRVGIFAAGKMQMEGNIHQLSQTLFAEDSYSVDMTVREPLPASWEHLEALQNIRDVRGVRMAGNLVQIACAPEVIPDMVRFFVARGLDVMGVHKREFGLDEIYQKYFDNHQIENNANEKSRSIFKRYISKK